The Panicum virgatum strain AP13 chromosome 5K, P.virgatum_v5, whole genome shotgun sequence genome has a window encoding:
- the LOC120706894 gene encoding wall-associated receptor kinase-like 6: protein MPRMEASTTVRATQRWWFELLACLALMAAATAVLGVSAAPPTAADLAHCPKSCGGVNISYPFGIGRSCFRPGFEVTCNNSTRPPKLFLANTTTTTEIVQQYLWGAADASIVFNIATSPGASGNYSRSWQAPGKSLFITEETAVVIVGCGVEAFLFDHNNTGPGNLMGYCTSTCSDMAALEKQEAERGGCSGIGCCSIQFYRSVRAFRLSIIQKEEAVPPIVALANATVKAFLVEYEGWDYAFSMADLLFDKINQSTIGAATAYLRPVITDQPTCRKAKMYAELYACADVNDCEDYDDGYGGYTCSCANEFDNGNPYLVGGCIDDQYNPSHQKLNCSRSCGNTSIPFPFGLEPECTASTKFGLNCTSNQPLLGSPPGLQYLVVNISIDEGLLFVNQSYDPKYVPHSSYQYLLDVDFSEQYGIWKWAISNTTCDVAKKHTRYACISANSECTNVTHGDVYIGYRCKCSHGYEGNPYIRNGCNDTNECLVPYKCDGTCHNLEGSFICTSCPQGTLFDRVEMQCTSSKHRSLVIAIAIGLGCGLGVLVLTLSTTILVQQWKRHIRKTIRRACFRRNKGLLLELLISSDESATHSTKIFSLEDLETATNNFDSTRIVGSGGHGTVYKGILSDQRVVAIKKSKIVEQSEIDQFINEVAILSQIIHRNVVKLFGCCLESEVPLLVYEFISNGTLYDLLHGDLSAKCLLTWDDRTRIALEAATALSYLHSAASIPIFHRDVKSANILLNDSFTAKVSDFGASRSISIDETHVVTIVQGTFGYLDPEYYHTGQLNEKSDVYSFGVILVELLTRRKPIFLNCLGEKRNLSHCFLQRLRDKTTIEILDPQVIEEASQGEIDVMASLAEICLKVQREERPTMREVELRLQLLRGKITKNSREDLQVENEIEPLLLSKSNSSSLAQYNQLGAISDSINNHEATRCYTMEQELVSWSDLHR, encoded by the exons ATGCCTCGTATGGAGGCATCTACTACCGTCCGCGCTACCCAGCGGTGGTGGTTCGAGTTATTGGCATGCCTAGCCCTCATGGCTGCAGCCACCGCCGTGCTGGGGGTATCTGCCGcgccccccaccgccgccgacctcgcGCACTGCCCCAAATCCTGTGGAGGCGTGAACATCTCGTACCCCTTCGGCATCGGGCGGAGCTGCTTCCGCCCGGGCTTCGAGGTCACCTGCAACAACAGCACCAGACCTCCCAAACTCTTCCTGGCCAACACCACGACTACCACCGAGATCGTCCAGCAATATCTATGGGGCGCTGCTGACGCGTCTATCGTCTTCAACATCGCCACCAGTCCGGGTGCGTCTGGCAATTACAGCCGGTCGTGGCAGGCTCCTGGAAAGAGCCTTTTTATCACGGAGGAGACAGCTGTGGTGATTGTCGGGTGCGGCGTTGAGGCCTTTTTGTTCGACCACAATAATACCGGTCCCGGCAACCTGATGGGATACTGCACCAGCACGTGCAGTGATATGGCGGCCTTGGAAAAGCAGGAAGCGGAGCGAGGAGGCTGTAGCGGCATAGGATGCTGCAGCATCCAGTTCTATAGGTCCGTTCGTGCCTTTAGACTTTCCATCATTCAAAAGGAAGAAGCAGTGCCTCCTATAGTTGCCCTTGCGAATGCTACCGTCAAAGCTTTCTTAGTAGAATACGAGGGTTGGGACTATGCTTTTAGCATGGCTGATCTGTTGTTCGATAAGATTAACCAAAGCACCATTGGCGCTGCTACGGCATACCTACGTCCTGTGATCACAGATCAGCCGACTTGTCGAAAAGCCAAGATGTATGCTGAGTTGTATGCCTGTGCTGACGTAAACGATTGTGAGGATTATGATGATGGATACGGAGGCTACACGTGTTCCTGCGCCAACGAATTTGATAACGGCAATCCCTACCTTGTCGGCGGGTGCATAG ATGATCAGTACAACCCCAGTCACCAAAAGCTGAATTGTTCAAGATCATGTGGCAATACAAGTATACCATTCCCCTTTGGGCTTGAACCAGAATGTACGGCCAGTACGAAATTCGGACTGAATTGTACATCGAACCAACCCCTGCTTGGATCACCGCCAGGCCTGCAATATCTGGTGGTAAATATTTCTATCGATGAAGGACTCCTATTTGTCAACCAATCCTATGACCCTAAATATGTGCCACATAGTTCGTATCAATATCTATTGGATGTTGATTTCTCTGAGCAATATGGTATTTGGAAATGGGCTATCAGCAATACTACATGTGACGTGGCAAAGAAGCATACCAGATATGCTTGCATCAGTGCAAACAGTGAGTGCACAAATGTCACCCATGGAGATGTCTACATTGGTTATCGTTGCAAGTGTTCACACGGTTATGAAGGAAACCCTTACATCAGGAATGGTTGTAATG ATACTAACGAGTGTTTGGTACCGTACAAATGTGATGGAACATGCCATAACTTGGAAGGAAGCTTCATTTGCACCAGCTGCCCTCAAGGGACATTGTTTGATCGTGTGGAAATGCAATGCACTTCCAGCAAACATCGTAGCCTTGTTATTG CCATTGCTATTGGACTTGGCTGTGGCTTGGGAGTTTTAGTCCTCACTTTAAGTACAACCATATTAGTCCAGCAGTGGAAACGACACATACGAAAGACAATTCGAAGGGCATGCTTCCGGAGAAACAAAGGTCTACTCCTAGAGCTGCTAATATCGTCTGACGAAAGTGCTACACATAGCACAAAGATATTTTCTTTAGAAGACTTGGAGACAGCTACAAATAACTTCGATTCAACACGGATTGTTGGCAGTGGAGGTCATGGTACAGTTTACAAGGGAATTTTATCAGATCAACGTGTGGTAGCCATAAAAAAGTCCAAAATCGTGGAGCAAAGTGAGATTGATCAATTTATAAATGAGGTAGCCATCTTGTCTCAAATTATTCATCGCAATGTAGTGAAGCTTTTTGGTTGCTGCCTTGAATCTGAGGTGCCTCTGCTTGTGTACGAGTTCATCTCAAATGGCACACTTTATGACCTACTTCATGGTGATTTGAGTGCCAAATGCTTGTTAACATGGGATGATCGTACAAGGATTGCTCTTGAGGCTGCAACTGCTCTTTCATATCTCCATTCAGCTGCTTCGATCCCTATCTTCCATCGGGATGTGAAGTCTGCCAACATACTGTTAAATGACAGTTTCACTGCAAAGGTTTCAGATTTTGGTGCTTCAAGATCCATTTCTATTGATGAGACTCATGTTGTCACCATTGTGCAGGGGACGTTTGGGTACTTAGATCCTGAGTATTACCATACAGGACAGTTAAATGAGAAAAGTGACGTTTATAGCTTTGGTGTGATACTAGTTGAGCTACTAACAAGGAGGAAACCAATTTTTCTCAATTGCTTGGGTGAAAAGCGGAATTTGTCTCATTGCTTCCTTCAAAGACTACGGGATAAAACTACCATAGAAATATTGGATCCTCAGGTTATTGAGGAAGCAAGCCAGGGGGAAATTGATGTGATGGCTTCACTTGCAGAGATATGTTTAAAGGTTCAACGAGAAGAGAGGCCTACAATGAGAGAGGTGGAGTTAAGACTGCAGCTCTTACGGGGTAAGATAACTAAGAACAGTCGAGAAGATTTGCAAGTGGAGAATGAAATTGAGCCATTGTTACTGTCTAAGTCCAACTCAAGTTCTCTTGCTCAATATAATCAGCTCGGAGCGATTTCTGACTCCATAAATAATCATGAAGCCACTCGATGCTATACCATGGAGCAAGAACTTGTCTCTTGGAGTGATTTACATCGCTAA